The Rosa rugosa chromosome 1, drRosRugo1.1, whole genome shotgun sequence genomic sequence GCTGCTCTACAGGTTGAATATTAGAATGTCCAAATTCCTTGTATAATGCAAGCTTTTCTTGTTTCCTTTAGGAGGCATATTCTGTGCCTTTTCCCTTTACTCATGTTCTTTCTTAGTAGGAGCCCTCCATTTAACGCAATGACTTGTACTTTTTCCACAAGAGAGTGTTGATGCTTTTATCAACTGTGTTGTGAAAAACAGAGGATTCAGCTAGGGAAAGCACGCTGCCTGTTTGATCAGAATGTGGAAGGACCAGTCACATATACAATTGGTATATAGcttcctccattttcttctaTTATAGCTTctcccgttttttttttttttttttttttttttgtatttttcccTTCACATATGCTATGTAATGATTGTTAAACTGGTTAATGAACCTGTTGCAGTTATACTTTCGATGAGAATACTCCACTTGTTGACGATCCAGAGTACATGTCTGCATTGGGTGAAACAATATTCAAGGGACTGCAAAGTGGAGATAAGGATGGGGTCTGGCTAATGCAGGTAAAAGGAAGGATTTAATTGAGTCTTACTATTTAACTCTGAGTATCTCTTTAAGAGAATGTAGCTAGTTACATTGACATCCCATTTGTAAACAGTAACCATGCCTGATTATTTATGTTTCTCTAGATATTAGGACACGATACTTGCACCATTTTCATTTTAGTGCAAGAAGCGGAAGAGTCTGCAATGAACCAACAAAATTGTAGACCAAGGGGGGCCCACTGACGTGGCCGTTTCACATCCTCAGGAATTGCTTAATTATGGTTGACCGTGAATTGAACGTTAACTGTAAAAGTGTTGGCGTCATGGTGAAACAAGCTGGGCGTAATGGTATTTCGCAGCAAAATATCTCCATACCCAGCTGGTCATTTGCCTCTCATGTCTCACAAATATGTGGTACTGCCCTTATTGAATCTGTCTTTCCCCTTACAGCTGATTAGAAGCAGAGAGAGCAAAGCTATCCCGTAATCAGACAACCATCATTGTGGGTCAATACCGCCGACTCCTTCAATCTCATCCTTGTTATGCAGATGAATCTTGATTTGTGTTATTGAGTTTGATTTTGTCACGTAAGAACGCCCCTTCCTCAATGATAAATCGTTTGCGGTTTGGTGTTTTCTTCAGAGGGAATTTTGATGTGTAAAAATTATAAccaacaaagaactcatatgCAACAAAGAAACTACTTTTGTGCAAGACATCTCATGACTCATCTGGGAATAAAGAGATGAGGATTGGCCATTTTGGGTTACAGGTGGCTGGAATTATAACAAATCTTGAGCCAAAACTACTTTAAAGGAGAAGTCAGCAGCGAACCCCTTCTTTTTCCTTGCATTTTTCATTCTTTACCCTTTTGCAGGGTCGATACTCATATGGCTTTTCTTTGGAATCAGAAAGATCATCCTGTTCCTCTTCTCCTTCATTCACTCTacttctcttcatcttctctttCCTTCGTTGCATATGGAGGACGATGGATACCACTATTTAGTCTGCCAACCTTATCTCCTTCTCGGTGCACCCGCCTCTCCCCTTCTCCCCTAAAAGCCCCTATGGTTAATTCATACTTTACAGTTTCATCTTCCCTGTCGTATGCGAGTTTGACGCGGTCAATCTAACGGAAACTCTGACGCCATCTCTTGGTCTACAAATGCATTGGTTCATTGCAGCCTACTCCGCAAGAAGCATGCATACTATGGAATAGTTTTTATACCCTCATATATTGTTTGTGCATTAGTGCCTAAGCATGCATACTCTGTGAAATTATAGTGATTATTTCTAGCCAAGTAAGCTGACTTGCCCCTTTGCTGCTTGCAGGAGAGAGATCTTTTTGCAGTTTAGTGATGGACCAAAAGAGATGATATATTGTTCTTATTTCAGAtgaaagaagagtgaaatgagtCTCTTGTAGAGTTGTTTACAATAATTTGTATTTGCagatttaaatatatatatattttttaaatggAATATATGTAGTCACCAAAGCTTGTATTAGTGGGTATGAAGCTTTTGTGGGACCCATAATGGCAGACACCAAAAATATGATAGTGGGTACTTGGGTCTTTGTGACGCCAGCTAAGGAAACCATTGCTGATAATGGTGGCTCAACCGTGGCTATTGGTGTTATACACCAATGATTGGTAGCCATTGACCCAATAGACTAATGGTGTCTAAAGGCCAGATTTGTGGTAGTGTGACCGACTAAACTTTCTAACCattatttttaatatttcaaagTTGAAAGCAAGAATATTAAAAGAAACGTGTTTGATATTTCTGTTACCAGAACATGGACAAGCTCTTAATTTGGGaatcaaaataaatatgaactaagttataaaaacaaaaaaaaacaaaaatgatgaACCTCACAAATTGTGTGAGAGTTAGGTGCTTCAGAGCATGTGACCTATAAAAGTAGTCGTTGGCTGAGACGTGTTTAAATCAACATTACATTTGTTATACAAAAGATACATGTTAGTGATGTTTCTTTCTTAATCAATTGAGAGGTATGtatgcgttttttttttctgggacAAAAGACGTAAAGACGTATGTATGTGTCTGACTCGTTCTTGAATGATTATGTTCTTTTCCCAAATGCAGGCTTGACGATGTTACATATGTATATTATAGTACGTAGTCTACATTCTTGTATATATAAACCTTGGCATTTATTACAAGTTTAGATGACAAGCACGTACACCGGTACACTTCATTATCATATACGTACTATTCCTAGCTAGACAGAGATCGACGTTCATGCAACCGACAACAGTCTTCGAGTGTTTCTAGTGCGAAGTGTAATTTGATATGGAAAAGATGTATGATAAACAAGAACAGCTACAAGAATTAAGTTCCTCCTTCATTATCTTATAAACAGATAGCTATGATTAATTCTGATTAGAAACCCTTGTTTTCCAGTAAGGGTTTACTGTTATTAATTCATTTCTTCCTTATATGCATATACAAACtatttagatatatatatagcttCTATTACATGCAAcaagaacacacacacacacacacacacacacacacacacacacacatatatatatatatatatatatatatatatatatatgtacgtaaAAGTAAATTAGTAATTATAGTACATATGATATGCTACAAGTAATAGCTTTCCCTCCCTTGTTTATCAATTTCTGTTAAGCAGCTCCTCTATCATCTGCAATGAAATTCTCTCCTCTTCAGTCATTTCATAAGCATCTGCTATTAGTTTAGGCTTTTCTAATGATGATGATGCTGGAGACTCTGAAAACATTGATGGTGATGAAACACTTTGCTGGTTGGTGGTACCATCATCAGCTTTAATATTCTTCTTTCCAAGTTGGACAGTCATGACCCAGTTGGAATGATCCGATCGTTGACCTGCTCGCTTTTGCCAGACTCCGATATGAGAGCTCTCGTTGTCCAGCCTCAAGCACGTCAGGGATGGAGAGAGTACGTTGCTACATTTCCTCAGCTTTGCGCGTAAGATATCTGATAAATCATTTGGTGTTGACGAAGAATCCTTAATAGTACTAGTTTTCGGAGTAGTACTACTACTAGTTTGAGTAGTTGTTGGGAAATTTGTTTTGGCATTTCGGCCACTCATCAAAATGGCAGCTGCGTCATATGCTCGTGCCGCCTCTTCAGCACTGTCAAATGTGCCTAGCCACACCCTTCTCTTCCTATCGTGTCACACGCACACGATAACATCATGTTAGTCAATTAACAAACTCTAAAAGCTAAAAAATCCGATGTAAACAATGTTTGGCAAGATGTATAGCTAACTTACAGCAGTGGATGACGAATTTCAGAGACCCAAGAGCCCCAATTCCGCTGCCGGACACCTCTAAACTTCTTTGTTGACTGCACCATTTTTGCCAATTTGAAAGAGATAGAGAGCTAGGAGATGGATTCTAAGCATGCACATATGAGGGCCGGGAAGAATATATAGAATGCAGGTGCAGAAACGTTGAAAGAGTCTGGTAGTTAACAGGAGAGATCGAAAATGGAACGTATAGTGTCGGCGAATTAAAAGCTAGCTAGCTTAGGGTACACTGCTCTTGTATTAAATTTTCTCAGCTACAACTCCCATAATACACTGTGCCTTTTCACCTCCCAATAAATAACCTGCTCCCCTCTTGATGAATCGATCGTCAGTAGTCCCCCACTGCTCTCGATCCCTCTCATATATTAAAGACTTGTACGTAGTTTAGCCAAGTGTCTCTTTGCCTTTGCACGAAATAAAGAGAGGGCTGCTCCACCATTTGGTGAACATGGTTGGCTCCACCATCAGTGCTTCATATTTGCAGTAGCATATTGTTTGATAGTCAGTTGGTCAAGGAAAGTGAGCTCGAGCTAGTTTACTCTTAATTATTTTTGACTCTGTTGTTAGTTGGGATAAATCTAAGAACGTAAAACACGTTGTCAGCGCACTCTTTAGAATTATGCAGCAGCTAGATTTGCACTTGTAAAACTCATTTACTAGCTAGTAACTTCGATCATTCTAACTCTTGCATTATTTCAAACACGTACATTGAGTTGAAAATAAATGGAATTCATTTGACTCTCGTGACAATTTAGACATGGATGAATGCATGAGTACCGTTATTTATGAAGTTTCAGCTACTAACAAACGAGACTTTAATCGGTATTTGTACCTTCCCTGCTACAATGCTAGCTAGTCTCTTCATATTATACCCTGCAAGTTGACAGCTTACCAAATAGAGAGAGCTGCTCGACCACTTTAATCATTGATGCTTGTCAAAGAATAATATATAgtataattatatatttatatacacATACGTACACAAATGCAAAAAAGAGGCCGTATTTTGGGAGGACCAATTTATCCACACTATGGCATGAATATTCTGTTCTAAAAGTGATCTTATTCCGTTCAATTAGTGACCAGTCCGGGGTCCGAATTCTATGGCTGCTGGCAATTGCCGTGCCAATTAACTATTAAGAGATCGAGGGTGCTATATGTCAGCTATCTAGCTAGCACTACAGGAAAATATGTCTTTCACGACGTGCAAAGCGCGCCGTAAATTACAATTTACGACGAGCAAAACCGTGCAAAAACGCGCTCTTATAGACCGCGTCGTGAAATCGAGTTCAATTTTTGAATTTCACGGCGCGCaaaaagcacgccgtaaatgaacCCAAAAGCACGTCGTGAATCTCTTCCCTCCAATTTGAAAATGTTAAACTGACGACCCCAGTGCACGTCGTAATCAACACTTACGCACGCCGTAATTTTACATTTTGCACGTCGTAAATCAACACATGCACGCCGTAAGTTTACATTTTGCACGTCGTAATTTTACATTTTGCACGTCGTAAATCAACATTTATGCACGCCGTAGATGGACAAATGCGTGCCgtaaatttgtttgtttttcctgGATATTTTCCCCGTTTCAATGAGCTATTATGTTACATTTCCACATTACATTAACTTAAGCACCCAAAATTTAAGTAGACAAAGACAATGTGCATTTTACAAAATTATCCATTATATCCAACAACTCAAATTAATCCAATGTTGATAAACTATTCTTCAAGCCATAACACAAAAGGCCTTCAAAATGAAATGAGaggcaagaacaaaaaagagGTCTAAAACTTGCCCATCCTCGAATCTCATATATGCTCTTCCTATCTTGTTTTTGAAATGATCAAACATCTTATCGGTAATGTTCTTGATTTGCTTTCGCCTCCATTGCTTACCTACAAGGAGGAAACAATCATATAACTTACACTTCATAAAGTatacaaatagaaaaagaatgcTAGCCAAACAAAAGAATATTAAAGTAGCACATATTATGAAATGCAGACAGTCAGACATCAGTTCTATGTTATGAAATGCACTCAAAGTCTAAAAGTTTACCTCAAATAGCACATATTAAAGTagcttgatgaagttgatggGCCAAGCCACTGTGCTTCCTTTAGCTGCAGCAAGCGTACTGAACTCTTGGGTTGGCCAAAACAAAGGTATGTCATGCAAGACTTCACGCACCCAAACTTTCCAACAACCAAGACCAAGAGGAACACAATGTATTTTCTCGTTTGGATCCTTTGTCGATACACTTACCATAAAGGCTGGAGTCATTCTGGATTTGATAAAACTTAACCACGCATCCATAGAATGAATATTATCAGGTTTGCACATGGCAGCAGCTGTTTGTAGGCCTACCAATTCAGCTTGCTTCCGTACTTCTTTTAATGTCAAGCATCTATGATCTCGCCAAAGCTTAGCCATTCTTTGGAAAATTGCTTTCTTGTGACACTCGCCAAAGCATCTATGATCAATAAAACACTACTTTTGTACAAACAACAATCATACTAAGTGGTTACAAACTTGTAATTAAGGGAACTTAGAGTGATGTGTTGCCAAATTTGAGTTTTGAATTTATCTGAGATCGCTTTTCCAGTCCAAGATGGAATTTATCTCAGTTCAATCACTCCATATTTATACATATCTGCTAATTCAACTAAACTCATAAAGTAACACTAGTACTCAGTACATTTCATAATAAAGACAAATTATAAGCATTGATAAGCCATGCACGAGTCCAACATGAACATTAGTTTAAGAGCTTAATTAAGGAACTGAAGTACGTGACTAAATCAAACTCATACATTTCTAGTCAAAATGCAAAAGTTGTTATGTTAATACTTAATATTGCGTCAAGCCATTAGTTCCAACTTTGAAGCCTATTTATGTTGAACTGATAAGTGCACATTTAGTACCTGAGCCTTTATTCTCACTTGTGTCCAGCAGTAGTTTTCCTATTGCCTTCAAGCATAGTACCCTCCTTCAGTGTTGATTGTGCTTTGTTCTCCAATCCGAGTGCAGAAAGGGCAGCAACCTTGAGGTTCATGACGTTTTGAGCCAAATAATGTATACAGAACCAAGTACTACCAAGCACAAAGTATATAAATCAACCACAATGGGAGCACATTTGAGTTAAACACCACCACAAATGCTAATggcaaatcatattttacaagaAACTTGTGCAGATCTATATATGTAGAAGCTAGCAGTTCACTTTCACAATTTGTGCAACTTCATCAAAAGATAATAGTTAGAAATAACCAAACACTTGCCTCAAGATTCATAACAGTAAAAACCATACAAGGATTTTGTGATCCATAACAGCATTACTAGCATACCAGACCGGCCACAGCCTCAAGTAATTAGAATCActttatttattcttttaagAAATTAACagtaaaaacaaatcaaaaactCTTGAATTTAAATTGTTTAAGGTCTGTCACTGTTATCTGTTTTTTTGGATTCTGATGATGATTTTCAAGCTTTTGAACACAATAACCCGATCTTGCTAATAGGATCTTTTTAGGCTTTGATACAATAACCCTGATCAAAGATGAAAAAGTAGATTTCCTATGGCTTTTGGAAAAACTTATGTCGTTTACCCATGCTTTTCTGCCAGAGCAAATCCTTTCGGTGTGACTCTGTTAAACAAATATCTTCTGCTATAGATGCTAGACCTTGAAGAATCAATAGCCACCAACACAAGAATACTAACCAGAAAACATacgaatgaaaaaaaaaatccagaaaATCAGATACAATCTAACTTGGAAATTCATAAGCACATAATATGAACCACTCCCAAGATTCTGAATTACCCAAACCCAGCAAATCATCAATCACACAAAATCAAAAAGAAAATCCAGAAATACATAGAAGAAGTAAACCCTTACACTCGATGaacaaaatcaaaagagaaaTCAGGAACGCACACCAAGTGTTCGACGAAATAACGATAACAAAAACTTCAAGAATCAATTGCAGTTACTTGTAGAAAACCAGAATCGAACACCGAGTATGTAAAATCAAAGCTTCGAAGCTAACAAGCACAGTAAATTTCAGCAACAATCACATTATCGTTGTggatgagagagaagaaagtacCTACTGTGGCCGGAGCAATGGGAGAGTGGAGGAGGCCGGAGCAATGGGAGAGGAGGAGGTCGAAGGAGGTCACCGCTTTTTGAGAGGTAGGAAGCAATgtagagtgagagagagagagagagagagagagagagacgaggcCTGTGTTAAATGGGTGCATTTTGTAACGGGctaatttttataaattttgtatACGTTGAAATCACAACGTGCAACGAAAAACGTCGTAAATTTCACTAAAAGTATGATTTTACGGCGTTCTTTACAAGCATGTCGTAATTTTCTTCAAAAATTTCCAagatttacggcgtgcatctaATACACGTCGTAAATGATACTCATTCACGGCGCGCATTTGATGCACGCCGTGAATCTTGCGTCGTGAATGACCCATTTTCCTGTAGTGTAGGGTTTATACAGGGCCGGCCGGGTATGTACGTAGGGATCGATACCATGCTAATCAAATTTCATTCAGTTTAGgagtactagctagctagctaactaTGAGATGGTGATCGAACTGTGTATTCCTGAATGAATCTCATGTGCAGGTCATATATGCAAGTCATAGATACGACTTTTTGGTTCATGCATCCATCGATGCCTATGTATTCCAACCTTTGGGGTCATTAGCAGTCAAGTATATATGTTAATTGACCCGTATAACGTACGCGTACTACTGTGTGACGTCAGACCTAGCTCCATCGATCTAATTACACATTCTACGTCTCAACTTTATATAGAGCCAAGTTAAAATGCTTTAATCAATTAATTGAGTCTGATAATCTGATATAATGCCTACATTATAGATATGAAGAATATAAACTATTATCAATTGTTTCAAGTGTTAATTAGCCCGCTACCTAAGATCAATGTTATGAGTTTGAGTCACCATCGGgataggagtgaaatcctttgatttttttttttttaaataataattaaaaaaagaagaagtgttAATTAGCCCGGCCTTTTGGATGATTAAGATTTCCGGAAATCGTGAcggctttatatatatatatatatatatatatatatatatatatatatatacatacagcccttcttgggtgcggacgtccgcactttttgcttcggtgcggattttcagtttttccccactttccgatcatattttcacatcttagccgttccgtttttaggtcctaatgcatagatcacttctgcaaattttcagccaatttgatgatcgttaaggcaccca encodes the following:
- the LOC133736598 gene encoding uncharacterized protein LOC133736598 isoform X2, with protein sequence MFSRGGIISHSFELEAKTKGLFSGATAVITFRFPSKAALQRIQLGKARCLFDQNVEGPVTYTIVILSMRILHLLTIQSTCLHWVKQYSRDCKVEIRMGSG
- the LOC133726960 gene encoding ethylene-responsive transcription factor WIN1-like translates to MVQSTKKFRGVRQRNWGSWVSEIRHPLLKRRVWLGTFDSAEEAARAYDAAAILMSGRNAKTNFPTTTQTSSSTTPKTSTIKDSSSTPNDLSDILRAKLRKCSNVLSPSLTCLRLDNESSHIGVWQKRAGQRSDHSNWVMTVQLGKKNIKADDGTTNQQSVSSPSMFSESPASSSLEKPKLIADAYEMTEEERISLQMIEELLNRN
- the LOC133736598 gene encoding uncharacterized protein LOC133736598 isoform X1, which encodes MRADLKISLISSAANAFKSWERLDVGGIISHSFELEAKTKGLFSGATAVITFRFPSKAALQRIQLGKARCLFDQNVEGPVTYTIVILSMRILHLLTIQSTCLHWVKQYSRDCKVEIRMGSG